In the genome of Microbacterium endophyticum, one region contains:
- a CDS encoding GDP-L-fucose synthase family protein, with protein MTAVDGVEYTPQELDRDATFYVAGHRGLVGSAIVRKLESSGFENIVGKTSSELDLKDRDQVFSYMAEAKPKYVVLAAAKVGGILANSTYPVDFLSDNMRIQVNVLDAALANDVERVLFLGSSCIYPKFAEQPIREDSLLTGHLEPTNDAYAIAKIAGILQTQAVRRQYGLPWISAMPTNLYGPNDNFSPKGSHVLPALIRRYDDAAKSGSGTVTNWGTGTPRREFLHADDMADACLHLMEHYDGPDQVNVGTGSDVTIREIAETIAGVTGFSGETDWDTTKPDGTPQKLLDVSKLADAGWNSKISLQEGLERTVAWYHDHVDSIRE; from the coding sequence GTGACCGCTGTCGACGGCGTCGAATACACACCGCAAGAACTCGACCGCGACGCCACGTTCTACGTCGCCGGGCACCGCGGGCTCGTTGGGTCTGCCATTGTTCGAAAGCTTGAGTCGTCGGGCTTTGAGAACATCGTCGGCAAGACGTCATCTGAGCTCGATCTGAAAGATCGTGATCAGGTCTTCAGCTACATGGCTGAAGCCAAGCCCAAGTACGTTGTGCTTGCTGCGGCAAAGGTGGGTGGCATCCTCGCTAACAGCACGTACCCCGTCGATTTCTTGAGCGACAACATGCGCATTCAGGTGAACGTGCTTGATGCAGCTCTCGCAAACGACGTGGAGCGCGTGCTGTTTCTCGGCTCATCGTGCATCTATCCCAAGTTTGCCGAGCAGCCCATTCGCGAAGATTCGCTGCTTACCGGGCACCTCGAGCCCACGAACGACGCCTATGCGATCGCCAAGATCGCGGGCATCTTGCAGACGCAGGCGGTTCGCCGCCAATACGGGCTGCCGTGGATCTCGGCGATGCCCACAAACCTCTACGGGCCGAACGACAACTTCTCACCCAAGGGTTCGCACGTGCTGCCAGCGCTGATTCGTCGCTACGACGACGCGGCGAAGAGCGGCTCGGGCACAGTCACCAACTGGGGCACGGGCACTCCGCGCCGCGAGTTCTTGCACGCCGACGACATGGCCGATGCCTGCTTGCACCTCATGGAGCACTACGACGGGCCCGATCAAGTCAACGTCGGCACCGGTAGCGATGTGACCATCCGCGAGATCGCGGAGACGATTGCTGGCGTCACCGGCTTCAGCGGCGAGACCGACTGGGACACGACAAAGCCCGACGGCACACCGCAGAAGTTGCTCGACGTGTCGAAGCTTGCTGATGCCGGGTGGAACTCGAAGATTTCGCTGCAAGAGGGTCTGGAACGCACTGTCGCTTGGTACCACGACCACGTCGACTCGATCCGCGAGTAG
- a CDS encoding UDP-glucose dehydrogenase family protein, producing MKLSVIGCGYLGAVHAAAMASIGHDVVGIDVDQHKIDTLSQGKAPFFEPGLQEILTAGIESGKLRFTTDMAEAQGSKVHFVGVGTPQQKDGYAADLTYVNAAVEGLLPYLSEGDLVAGKSTVPVGTAADLAKKVTTTGATLVWNPEFLREGWAVQDTIDPDRLVAGIPAGAEGERAADILREIYYPSIDKGTPFIVTDYATAELVKVSANAFLATKISFINAMAEIAEATGADVTQLADAIGHDDRIGRKFLGAGIGFGGGCLPKDIRAFSARAEELGRGESVAFLREMDEINMRRRERAVQLVVEGLGGQVYEKKITVLGAAFKPHSDDIRDSPALDVAVRLHGLGAKVTVTDPAAIENAQRVHPQLGYVLDRDEALTGADAVIVVTEWDEYRRQLSPEHAASLTAGTVIVDGRNCLDAAAWRAAGWTYYGMGRP from the coding sequence ATGAAGCTTTCGGTCATTGGTTGTGGCTATTTGGGTGCCGTTCACGCGGCAGCCATGGCATCCATCGGTCACGACGTTGTCGGCATCGATGTCGACCAGCACAAGATCGATACCCTCTCGCAGGGCAAGGCTCCCTTCTTTGAGCCTGGGTTGCAAGAGATCCTCACGGCCGGCATCGAGTCGGGCAAGCTTCGCTTCACCACCGACATGGCCGAGGCACAGGGCTCCAAGGTGCACTTCGTCGGCGTCGGCACCCCGCAGCAAAAAGACGGCTACGCGGCAGACCTCACCTACGTCAACGCCGCTGTCGAGGGCCTGCTCCCCTACCTATCTGAGGGCGACCTCGTTGCGGGCAAGTCGACGGTTCCCGTCGGCACCGCGGCAGACCTCGCCAAAAAGGTCACGACCACCGGCGCAACCCTCGTTTGGAACCCCGAGTTCTTGCGCGAAGGCTGGGCCGTGCAAGACACCATCGACCCCGACCGCCTCGTAGCTGGCATACCCGCGGGCGCCGAGGGCGAGCGCGCAGCCGACATCCTGCGCGAAATCTACTACCCCTCCATCGACAAGGGCACGCCGTTCATCGTCACCGACTATGCAACGGCAGAGCTGGTCAAGGTATCCGCCAACGCGTTCTTGGCCACCAAGATCTCGTTCATCAACGCGATGGCCGAGATCGCCGAAGCCACCGGAGCCGACGTCACCCAGCTCGCCGACGCCATCGGGCACGACGACCGCATCGGCCGCAAGTTCTTGGGCGCCGGCATCGGTTTTGGTGGCGGATGCCTCCCCAAAGACATCCGCGCATTCTCAGCACGCGCCGAAGAACTCGGCCGCGGCGAATCGGTCGCGTTCCTGCGCGAAATGGACGAAATCAACATGCGCCGCCGCGAACGCGCCGTGCAGCTCGTCGTTGAAGGCCTCGGAGGCCAGGTCTACGAAAAGAAGATCACCGTACTTGGCGCGGCGTTCAAGCCTCACAGCGACGACATCCGCGACTCCCCCGCCCTCGACGTCGCCGTGCGCCTGCACGGACTCGGCGCCAAGGTCACCGTCACCGACCCCGCCGCCATCGAAAACGCCCAGCGCGTGCACCCCCAGCTCGGGTACGTGCTCGACCGCGACGAAGCTCTCACCGGTGCGGATGCCGTCATCGTCGTCACCGAATGGGACGAATACCGTCGCCAGCTCTCGCCCGAGCACGCGGCATCCCTCACGGCCGGCACCGTCATCGTCGACGGACGCAACTGCCTCGACGCCGCCGCGTGGCGCGCCGCCGGCTGGACCTACTACGGCATGGGCCGCCCGTAA
- a CDS encoding Dabb family protein, whose product MPYRHIVLFDVYKDVPEERLAHALHTLRGLAVLPGVSSWRIEMSLDERKGRVVVEDSTFVDQESFIAFRDCAEHRAAAEEMSHIADWRIGDYVIE is encoded by the coding sequence ATGCCGTATCGGCACATCGTTCTGTTCGATGTGTATAAAGACGTGCCCGAAGAACGACTGGCCCACGCGCTGCACACTCTGCGTGGGCTAGCTGTTCTCCCCGGTGTTTCGTCTTGGCGGATCGAGATGTCTCTCGATGAGCGTAAAGGCCGCGTTGTGGTCGAAGACTCGACGTTTGTTGATCAAGAGAGCTTTATTGCGTTTCGGGACTGCGCTGAACATCGCGCAGCTGCCGAAGAGATGTCGCACATCGCCGATTGGCGGATCGGCGACTACGTCATTGAGTGA